Proteins from a single region of Halostella litorea:
- a CDS encoding heavy metal translocating P-type ATPase, whose amino-acid sequence MTENPDAAGGTSGGGQRRELTARLAVPEMDCPSCAQKVNKSLQRVDGITDVTLQPTTGTANVTYDPDRTSEADVVKAIEGAGYEVVGGSDAEGDDEDNQAADGVDIAPPSEVWTSPRAKKTWLGAAFVTLGLLFEFLLTGQNATVASVLEYPLHIADVLFLGAVAASGIPVVRSGYYSAKNRSLDIDLLMGTAIIAATGIGYFVEAATLAVLFSIAELLEDYAMDRARDSLRELMELSPDEATVLRDGEEVTVPAEEVDVGETVVVRPGDKIPLDGTVIEGGSAVDQSPITGESVPVDKQTGDEVYAGAINEEGYLEVEVTSTAGDSTLSRIIEMVQGAQAKKTESEQFVDRFSGYYTPLVVVLAILTAAIPPLVIADPISVDLAGYGFTFASDWQTWFIRGLTLLVIACPCAFVISTPVSVVSGITSAAKNGVLIKGGNYLEAMGEVDAVALDKTGTLTKGELAVTDVVPVGDTTEDDLLRRAAGLERRSEHPIAAAILARAEETGVGNLPDATSFESLTGKGIRGEIDGKTYYAGKPALFEELGFDLARARRETDGGVVAEESSESDDGAFAENALSALEREGKTVVIVGTESELLGAIAIADEVRPASKRAVERLHELGVERVVMLTGDNEGTARAIAEQVGVDEYRAELLPDEKVDAVEELQAEYGEVAMVGDGINDAPALATAEVGIAMGAAGTDTALETADIALMGDDIGKLPYLYDLSHTANGVIRQNIWASLGVKLLLALGVPLGLVSVALAVVVGDMGMSLGVTGNAMRLSRIEPDRIIDA is encoded by the coding sequence ATGACAGAGAATCCGGACGCAGCAGGAGGAACGAGCGGCGGCGGACAGCGACGTGAGCTGACCGCCCGCCTCGCCGTTCCCGAGATGGACTGTCCCTCTTGCGCCCAAAAGGTGAACAAGAGCCTCCAGCGTGTCGACGGCATTACTGACGTCACGCTCCAGCCGACCACCGGCACGGCCAACGTCACGTACGACCCTGATCGAACTAGCGAAGCCGACGTAGTCAAGGCGATTGAAGGCGCCGGCTACGAGGTCGTCGGGGGCTCGGACGCCGAGGGCGATGATGAGGACAACCAGGCGGCCGATGGCGTCGACATCGCGCCACCATCGGAGGTCTGGACGAGTCCTCGCGCGAAGAAGACGTGGCTCGGCGCGGCGTTCGTCACGCTCGGCCTCCTCTTTGAGTTCCTCCTCACCGGACAGAACGCCACGGTGGCGAGCGTCCTCGAGTACCCGCTCCACATCGCAGATGTCCTGTTCCTCGGCGCCGTCGCCGCCAGCGGCATCCCCGTCGTCCGTAGCGGGTACTACTCCGCGAAGAACCGAAGCCTCGACATCGACCTGCTGATGGGAACGGCGATCATCGCGGCGACCGGTATCGGCTACTTCGTCGAGGCGGCGACGCTGGCCGTCCTATTCAGCATCGCCGAGCTGCTCGAGGACTACGCGATGGACAGGGCACGGGACTCCCTGCGCGAGCTGATGGAACTCTCGCCCGACGAGGCGACCGTCCTTCGCGACGGTGAGGAAGTGACCGTTCCCGCCGAGGAGGTCGACGTTGGCGAGACCGTCGTCGTCCGCCCCGGCGACAAGATTCCGCTCGACGGAACGGTTATCGAAGGCGGGAGTGCAGTCGACCAGTCGCCGATCACGGGCGAGAGCGTCCCCGTCGACAAGCAGACGGGCGATGAGGTCTACGCCGGCGCGATCAACGAAGAGGGGTACCTCGAGGTAGAGGTCACCTCAACCGCTGGCGATTCGACGCTCTCGCGCATCATCGAGATGGTCCAGGGCGCACAGGCGAAGAAGACCGAGTCTGAGCAGTTCGTCGACCGCTTCTCCGGCTACTACACACCCCTCGTCGTCGTGCTGGCAATCCTGACCGCCGCAATCCCGCCGCTGGTCATCGCCGACCCCATCTCGGTCGACCTGGCCGGGTACGGGTTCACCTTCGCGAGCGACTGGCAGACGTGGTTCATCCGGGGGCTCACCCTGCTGGTGATCGCCTGTCCCTGTGCGTTCGTCATCTCGACGCCCGTCTCGGTGGTGTCGGGAATTACGAGCGCCGCGAAGAACGGCGTCCTGATCAAGGGCGGCAACTACCTCGAGGCGATGGGCGAAGTCGATGCCGTCGCGCTCGACAAGACGGGGACGCTCACGAAGGGCGAACTCGCCGTCACCGATGTCGTCCCGGTCGGTGACACCACGGAGGACGATCTGCTCCGTCGCGCCGCCGGACTGGAGCGTCGCAGTGAGCACCCCATCGCTGCGGCCATTCTCGCCCGTGCTGAGGAGACGGGCGTGGGTAATCTGCCCGATGCGACGAGTTTCGAGAGCCTCACGGGGAAGGGCATCCGGGGCGAGATCGACGGCAAGACGTACTATGCGGGCAAGCCCGCGCTCTTCGAGGAGCTGGGCTTCGACCTCGCTCGAGCACGCCGCGAGACGGACGGCGGCGTCGTAGCGGAAGAGTCGTCAGAGTCCGACGACGGGGCGTTTGCCGAGAATGCACTCTCCGCGCTGGAGCGGGAGGGCAAGACGGTCGTCATCGTCGGGACGGAGTCGGAACTGCTGGGTGCGATCGCCATCGCCGACGAGGTTCGCCCGGCCTCGAAGCGGGCTGTCGAACGCCTACACGAGCTGGGCGTCGAGCGCGTGGTGATGCTGACCGGCGACAACGAGGGCACCGCCCGCGCCATCGCCGAGCAGGTCGGTGTCGATGAGTATCGCGCCGAACTCCTGCCCGACGAGAAGGTCGACGCAGTCGAAGAGTTACAGGCGGAGTACGGGGAGGTTGCGATGGTCGGCGACGGCATCAATGACGCCCCCGCGCTCGCCACTGCGGAGGTCGGCATCGCGATGGGCGCGGCGGGCACCGACACCGCCCTCGAAACGGCTGATATTGCGTTGATGGGCGACGACATCGGGAAACTCCCGTACCTGTACGATCTGTCGCATACGGCCAACGGTGTGATCCGGCAAAACATCTGGGCCAGCCTCGGCGTGAAGCTCCTACTCGCGCTAGGCGTGCCGCTGGGCCTGGTCAGCGTTGCGCTGGCAGTCGTTGTCGGAGATATGGGGATGAGCCTCGGCGTCACCGGGAACGCGATGCGGTTGTCCCGGATTGAGCCCGATCGAATCATCGACGCCTGA